From a region of the Triticum aestivum cultivar Chinese Spring chromosome 7D, IWGSC CS RefSeq v2.1, whole genome shotgun sequence genome:
- the LOC123170900 gene encoding NADPH-dependent aldehyde reductase-like protein, chloroplastic, translating to SERWCSSSFACRDPTMSSPPQYADVSSLLAAADVHQPPLDGRVAIVTGGAGGIGAAVTAHLASLGARVVVGYIGDSAPADQLVASLNAAAAGSSAPRAVAVCADVSDPVQVERLFDAAQAAFGRDLHIVVVAAGFQDAAYPAIADTEPEQWDRAFGVNARGTFLCCRQAARRLVRGGGGRIVTFSSSNVASLRPGYGAYVATKAAVEAMTKVLAKELAGTGITANSVAPGPVATPMFYAGKSEERVRAVASECPMKRIGEPADVAPVVGFLCSDAAGWINGQVIRVNGGYV from the coding sequence TCGGAGAGATGGTGCAGCAGCAGCTTCGCATGCCGTGATCCAACAATGAGCAGTCCACCGCAGTACGCAGATGTCTCCTCCCTCCTGGCAGCTGCggacgtccaccagccgccgctcGACGGCCGCGTGGCCATCGTGACCGGTGGCGCTGGCGGCATTGGCGCCGCTGTCACCGCGCACCTCGCATCCCTCGGCGCTCGCGTCGTCGTCGGCTACATCGGCGACTCGGCACCCGCGGACCAGCTGGTCGCATCCCTCAACGCGGCCGCCGCAGGCAGCTCCGCGCCTCGCGCGGTCGCGGTGTGCGCCGACGTGTCGGACCCCGTGCAGGTGGAGCGTCTGTTCGACGCGGCGCAGGCGGCGTTCGGGCGCGACCTCCACATCGTGGTGGTGGCCGCCGGGTTCCAGGACGCCGCGTACCCGGCCATCGCGGACACCGAGCCGGAGCAGTGGGACCGCGCCTTCGGAGTCAACGCGCGCGGCACGTTCCTGTGCTGCCGGCAGGCGGCCCGGCGGCTCGtcagaggcggcggcgggcggatagTCACCTTTTCGTCGTCGAACGTCGCGTCGCTCCGGCCAGGGTATGGCGCGTACGTGGCGACCAAGGCAGCCGTGGAGGCCATGACCAAGGTGCTGGCCAAGGAGCTCGCCGGGACGGGCATCACGGCCAACAGCGTGGCGCCGGGGCCGGTCGCCACGCCCATGTTCTACGCCGGGAAGTCCGAGGAGCGCGTGAGGGCCGTCGCCAGCGAGTGCCCCATGAAGCGCATCGGCGAGCCAGCGGACGTGGCGCCGGTGGTCGGCTTTCTCTGTAGTGACGCCGCCGGGTGGATTAACGGCCAGGTGATTCGGGTCAATGGTGGGTACGTGTAG